A stretch of Allostreptomyces psammosilenae DNA encodes these proteins:
- the casA gene encoding type I-E CRISPR-associated protein Cse1/CasA: MPWLRGQLAGEAGTRECGVVEALLDAHRFRDLVVDLPTQKPALLRQLLLPIVIDAIGLPADRAEWAAVFAAGRFTDEHRDRITNYLGSHRHLFDLFSPVEPFGQVADLHTAKNETKGAALLVATAATGNNVPLFSSRTEADPLELTPAQAAHWLLHTHCWDTASIKTGVVGDPQVKSGKTTGNPTGPLGQLGVVLPVGRTLFETLMLNLPAEGKPAPDDLPQWRRRDRAGEPWKTRSVATPAWQTRNPTGLLDLLTWQSRRIRLFPEQTTDGIRVSRVIVAAGDRLEQIPDIEPHTAWIIDPPSGAKKKAGGAARLPRPRRHQPGKAAWRGLEALLAIDWQDVEATKTRAGFRTSRLLDALRVRQHHMPDGYPLQVELTGISYGTQSAVIEDILHDSIPLPLTALDPYSLTFTSLLGVADQAERLANAVNNLSADLRRAAGAEPIPWDKGQRPGETLLHALDPLVRRLLAGLRQVGEDFDEAERGLLAWERAAARQTWLVAEQLIATAAPGVFAGRTITKDGKDRTYRLSSAETAFRSQLDTVLTRLATEHDNDAPGPEEAPSVPAPRHENPHVPIEG, encoded by the coding sequence ATGCCATGGCTGCGCGGTCAACTCGCGGGCGAGGCCGGGACGCGGGAGTGCGGCGTGGTGGAAGCGCTCCTGGACGCCCACCGCTTCCGGGACCTGGTGGTGGACCTTCCCACCCAGAAGCCCGCCCTGCTGCGGCAGCTCCTGCTGCCGATCGTCATCGACGCGATCGGTCTGCCGGCTGACAGGGCCGAGTGGGCCGCGGTGTTCGCCGCCGGAAGGTTCACCGACGAACACCGCGACAGGATCACGAATTACCTGGGCTCGCACAGACACCTGTTCGACCTGTTCAGTCCGGTGGAGCCGTTCGGGCAGGTGGCGGATCTGCACACGGCGAAGAACGAGACCAAGGGCGCGGCCCTGCTGGTCGCCACCGCCGCCACGGGCAACAACGTGCCGCTGTTCTCCTCCCGGACCGAGGCGGATCCACTGGAGCTGACACCGGCCCAGGCGGCGCACTGGCTGCTGCACACCCATTGCTGGGACACGGCCTCCATCAAGACCGGGGTAGTTGGCGACCCACAGGTGAAATCGGGAAAGACCACCGGCAACCCGACCGGACCGTTGGGTCAGCTCGGGGTCGTCTTACCAGTTGGCCGGACCCTGTTCGAAACGCTCATGCTCAACCTCCCGGCCGAAGGCAAGCCCGCCCCGGACGATCTGCCACAGTGGCGGCGTCGTGATCGGGCAGGTGAGCCGTGGAAGACCCGAAGCGTCGCCACCCCCGCCTGGCAGACGCGCAACCCCACCGGGCTACTGGACCTGCTGACCTGGCAGTCCCGCCGTATCCGCCTGTTCCCCGAACAGACCACCGACGGGATTCGCGTCTCGCGGGTGATCGTGGCGGCAGGGGACCGCCTCGAGCAGATCCCCGACATCGAGCCGCACACCGCCTGGATCATCGACCCGCCCAGCGGCGCGAAGAAGAAGGCCGGCGGTGCCGCCCGGTTGCCCCGCCCCCGGCGCCACCAGCCGGGCAAGGCCGCCTGGCGCGGGCTGGAGGCGCTGCTCGCCATCGACTGGCAGGACGTCGAAGCGACGAAGACCCGTGCCGGCTTTCGCACCAGCCGCCTCCTCGACGCCTTGCGCGTCCGTCAGCACCACATGCCCGACGGCTACCCGCTCCAGGTCGAGCTGACCGGCATCTCCTACGGCACCCAGTCCGCCGTCATCGAGGACATCCTCCACGACTCCATCCCGCTGCCGCTGACCGCCCTGGACCCGTACAGCCTTACCTTCACTTCGCTCCTGGGCGTGGCCGATCAGGCGGAGAGACTGGCCAACGCGGTGAACAACCTCTCCGCTGACCTGCGCCGCGCCGCCGGCGCCGAACCGATCCCCTGGGACAAGGGCCAACGCCCGGGTGAAACCCTCCTCCATGCTCTCGACCCCCTGGTGCGGCGGCTCCTGGCCGGGCTGCGCCAGGTGGGTGAGGACTTCGACGAGGCCGAACGCGGCCTCCTGGCCTGGGAACGCGCCGCCGCCCGCCAGACCTGGCTGGTAGCCGAGCAGCTCATCGCCACCGCGGCTCCGGGCGTGTTCGCCGGCCGCACCATCACCAAGGACGGCAAGGACCGCACCTACCGGCTCAGCAGCGCCGAGACCGCCTTCCGCAGCCAACTGGACACCGTACTCACCCGGCTGGCCACCGAACACGACAACGACGCTCCCGGTCCGGAGGAGGCGCCCAGCGTGCCCGCCCCCCGGCACGAGAATCCGCACGTCCCGATCGAAGGATGA
- the casB gene encoding type I-E CRISPR-associated protein Cse2/CasB gives MTTVSDTTARRYWNRHVRKDGTWRIDPSTGQEMRPPGEDLAAMRSGLGRPAVAVPALWPFYTCEVDDRAAQRGEVSQEQDAEHAALALYGLHQQAHKRPMHAPGTSVGRALRTLRHHERFSQDAVDRRVQAAVNSTSVSTLLYRLRGLVSQLHTIKQPLDYDLLMADILDWHRPDTRQRARRRWGLNYYAWQRPATAQPGT, from the coding sequence ATGACCACCGTGTCGGACACCACCGCCCGCCGCTACTGGAACCGGCATGTCCGCAAGGACGGAACCTGGCGCATCGACCCGAGCACCGGGCAGGAGATGCGGCCGCCCGGCGAGGACCTGGCCGCGATGCGCTCCGGCCTCGGCCGCCCCGCCGTAGCCGTCCCCGCACTGTGGCCCTTCTACACCTGCGAGGTGGACGACCGCGCCGCCCAGCGCGGCGAAGTCTCCCAGGAACAAGACGCCGAGCATGCCGCCCTCGCCCTGTACGGCCTCCACCAGCAGGCACACAAGCGCCCCATGCACGCCCCCGGCACCAGCGTCGGCCGCGCCCTGAGGACCCTACGCCACCACGAACGATTCAGCCAGGACGCCGTGGACCGCCGAGTGCAAGCCGCGGTCAACAGCACCTCCGTCTCCACACTCCTCTACCGACTCCGCGGCCTGGTCAGCCAACTCCACACCATCAAGCAACCCCTCGACTACGACCTGCTGATGGCCGACATCCTCGACTGGCACCGGCCCGACACCCGCCAACGAGCCCGACGCCGCTGGGGCCTGAACTACTACGCCTGGCAACGCCCCGCCACTGCGCAGCCCGGCACCTGA
- the cas7e gene encoding type I-E CRISPR-associated protein Cas7/Cse4/CasC, producing the protein MEPRLYIDVHILQTVPPANLNRDDHGNPKEAYFGGVRRSRVSSQAWKRATRKRFAEHLPEQDLATRTKKIAAKLTERLQQRCGLDEDQASRIAAALLAPLGISAGKKAGDTAYLFFYGRRQLEDVVDLIADRATELAALPDTDLEAQIKDLPVQEKFSTGHPLDVALFGRMVADIPSLNVDAATQVAHALSTHATELEFDYYTAVDDENTREETGAGMIGNIGFNSATLYRYATVGLHQLMDNLSDAAAAVDAADLFVESFARSIPTGYENSFAHRTLPSFVAVVLRADQPVNLVSAFETPITTTTAGIATASAQRLAREHTAAIRMWGDTPLYTAQCHSFDADRDDTATAAVLKEAFGEPLTFTDLRNGLRAQLTTALQQERA; encoded by the coding sequence ATGGAACCCCGCCTCTACATCGACGTCCACATCCTGCAGACCGTGCCGCCCGCCAACCTCAACCGCGACGACCACGGCAACCCCAAGGAGGCGTACTTCGGCGGCGTGCGCCGATCACGGGTCTCATCGCAGGCGTGGAAGCGCGCCACCCGCAAGCGCTTCGCCGAGCACCTGCCCGAGCAGGACCTCGCGACCCGCACCAAGAAGATCGCCGCCAAGCTGACCGAACGCCTCCAGCAGCGGTGCGGCCTGGACGAGGACCAGGCGTCCCGCATCGCCGCGGCCCTGCTCGCACCCCTCGGCATCAGCGCCGGCAAGAAGGCCGGCGACACCGCCTACCTGTTCTTCTACGGCCGCCGCCAGCTCGAAGACGTCGTCGACCTGATCGCCGACCGCGCCACCGAACTGGCCGCCCTTCCCGACACGGACCTGGAAGCACAGATCAAGGACCTGCCCGTGCAGGAGAAGTTCAGCACCGGGCACCCCCTCGACGTCGCCCTGTTCGGCCGCATGGTCGCCGACATCCCCTCCCTCAACGTCGACGCCGCCACCCAGGTCGCCCACGCCCTGTCCACCCACGCCACCGAACTCGAATTCGACTACTACACCGCGGTCGACGACGAGAACACCCGGGAGGAAACCGGCGCCGGCATGATCGGCAACATCGGCTTCAACTCCGCCACCCTCTACCGCTACGCCACCGTCGGCCTGCACCAGCTCATGGACAACCTCTCCGACGCCGCGGCCGCGGTCGACGCCGCCGACCTCTTCGTCGAATCCTTCGCCCGCTCCATCCCCACCGGCTACGAGAACTCCTTCGCCCACCGCACCCTCCCCAGCTTCGTCGCCGTCGTGCTCCGCGCCGACCAGCCCGTCAACCTGGTCTCCGCGTTCGAAACGCCCATCACCACCACCACCGCCGGGATCGCCACCGCCTCCGCCCAGCGCCTGGCCCGCGAACACACCGCCGCCATCCGCATGTGGGGCGACACCCCGCTCTACACCGCCCAGTGCCACAGCTTCGATGCCGACCGCGACGACACCGCGACCGCCGCGGTGTTGAAGGAAGCGTTCGGCGAGCCCCTCACCTTCACGGACCTGCGCAACGGCCTGCGCGCCCAGCTCACCACCGCCTTGCAGCAGGAGCGGGCATGA
- the cas5e gene encoding type I-E CRISPR-associated protein Cas5/CasD has protein sequence MTSTPPHPTHTRPAERHDPLPDGADHGGEEAVLLLRLAGPLQSWGDRSVFNRRETRPEPTKSGVLGLLAAAEGRAREDRLDDLTQLRLGIRVDQPGTLLRDYHTVSDYRGRPLLQAGVSAKGRQKPTSPAKNTHITIRYYLQDAVFVAALAGPAPLLRTLDTAVRHPAYPLALGRRSCPPTQPVSLGLRDTSDLRQALEAEPWQAARHVRNEQGRRNSYPTHVDLSATIEDPDGDDVRHDVPQSFHPRSRSYTSRRVRHLWIPTPTGFTTPTNNDQPRQPSAGHDPFALLGW, from the coding sequence ATGACCAGCACACCTCCCCACCCCACGCACACCCGCCCCGCCGAGCGACACGATCCCCTCCCGGACGGCGCCGACCACGGCGGAGAAGAGGCCGTGCTGCTGCTACGGCTGGCCGGCCCCCTGCAGTCCTGGGGAGACCGCAGCGTCTTCAACCGCCGCGAGACCCGGCCCGAGCCCACGAAGTCCGGCGTACTCGGCCTCCTCGCCGCCGCCGAAGGACGAGCCCGCGAGGACCGCCTCGACGACCTGACCCAGCTTCGCCTCGGCATCCGCGTCGACCAACCCGGCACGCTGCTCCGCGACTACCACACCGTCAGCGACTACCGGGGACGCCCACTGCTGCAGGCAGGCGTCTCGGCCAAGGGCCGGCAGAAGCCGACATCCCCCGCGAAGAACACCCACATCACCATCCGCTACTACCTCCAGGACGCCGTCTTCGTGGCCGCCCTCGCCGGCCCCGCACCACTGCTGCGCACCCTGGACACAGCGGTGCGGCACCCGGCGTACCCCCTCGCCCTCGGCCGACGCTCCTGCCCGCCCACCCAACCGGTCAGCCTCGGCCTACGCGACACCAGCGACCTGCGCCAGGCACTCGAAGCCGAGCCCTGGCAAGCCGCCCGCCACGTCCGCAACGAGCAGGGGCGCCGCAACAGCTACCCCACACACGTGGACCTGTCGGCCACGATCGAGGACCCGGACGGCGACGACGTACGGCACGACGTACCCCAGTCGTTCCACCCTCGCTCCCGCTCCTACACCAGCCGCCGCGTCCGCCACCTGTGGATCCCCACCCCCACCGGATTCACCACCCCCACCAACAACGACCAGCCGAGACAGCCCTCCGCCGGCCACGACCCGTTCGCCCTCCTGGGCTGGTGA
- the cas6e gene encoding type I-E CRISPR-associated protein Cas6/Cse3/CasE codes for MTYLSRIRINPLRAASRKLLANPRAMHGAVAGGITGTPDSERVLWRLDTDNPHRPHLYILTRSKPDWTHIVEQAGWPGAEGEHAAIRDYTPLLAQIATGREFAFRLTANPVQNTATPDKATPTQAARLEAARLEGRQTRGLRIGHRTANAQLHWLLQRTERWGFTIPPSRVDPPAPGLAPTNETADADPPREVRITARQRHSFAKGGNGRVVLHTATFEGHLRITDPDAFTERLLNGIGPAKSYGCGLLTLAPLTNRST; via the coding sequence ATGACGTACCTCTCCCGCATCCGCATCAACCCCCTGCGCGCCGCCAGCCGCAAACTGCTCGCCAACCCCCGCGCCATGCACGGCGCCGTCGCCGGCGGCATCACCGGCACCCCCGACAGCGAACGCGTCCTGTGGCGCCTCGACACCGACAACCCCCACCGACCCCACCTGTACATCCTCACCCGGAGCAAACCCGACTGGACCCACATCGTCGAACAGGCCGGATGGCCCGGCGCCGAAGGCGAACACGCCGCCATCCGCGACTACACACCCCTGCTCGCCCAGATCGCCACCGGACGCGAGTTCGCGTTCCGCCTCACCGCCAACCCGGTGCAGAACACCGCCACCCCCGACAAGGCCACCCCCACCCAGGCCGCCCGACTCGAAGCTGCCCGACTCGAAGGCCGCCAGACCCGCGGGCTGCGCATCGGACACCGCACCGCCAACGCCCAACTCCACTGGCTCCTGCAACGCACCGAACGCTGGGGCTTCACCATCCCACCCTCCCGCGTCGACCCACCGGCCCCCGGCCTCGCCCCCACCAACGAGACCGCGGACGCCGACCCGCCGCGCGAAGTACGCATCACCGCCCGCCAACGCCACTCCTTCGCCAAGGGCGGCAACGGCCGAGTCGTGCTGCACACCGCCACCTTCGAAGGCCACCTCCGCATCACCGACCCCGACGCGTTCACCGAACGCCTCCTGAACGGCATCGGCCCCGCCAAGTCCTACGGCTGCGGCCTCCTCACCCTCGCACCCCTGACCAACCGGAGCACCTGA
- the cas1e gene encoding type I-E CRISPR-associated endonuclease Cas1e — translation MADIWWKAHPHDLHRLTDRVSSIYVERSHLDRDENAVVIINKRETVRVPAAMIAVMLLGPGTRTTHGAIRLLADPGTAVCWVGEQGVRMYAAGLGPSRGAGLLHRQAWLVTRTKERLGVARAMYGMRFPGEDVSTSTMQQLRGREGARIRKLYQEHSRRTGVPWNGRVYKPGDAFAAGDDLNRLLSAANAALYGICHAVIVGLGASPGLGFVHTGSATSFVMDIADLYKAEYTIPLAFDLAAKGLVDERDARTALRDRIAETRLLGRVVNDIKTLLTPDGVDFDTPETNELWDERTGTVPGGVNWSSTPMDLDLAPTIVPADMGQQHITIIGPDLDGVPTDEEPR, via the coding sequence GTGGCCGACATCTGGTGGAAAGCCCACCCCCACGACCTGCACCGCCTCACCGACCGCGTCTCCAGCATCTACGTCGAACGCAGCCACCTCGACCGTGACGAGAACGCCGTCGTCATCATCAACAAACGCGAAACCGTCCGCGTCCCCGCCGCCATGATCGCCGTCATGCTCCTCGGCCCCGGCACCCGCACCACCCACGGCGCCATCCGCCTCCTCGCCGACCCCGGCACCGCCGTGTGCTGGGTCGGCGAACAAGGCGTCCGCATGTACGCGGCCGGCCTCGGCCCCAGCCGCGGCGCCGGACTCCTTCACCGCCAAGCCTGGCTCGTCACCCGCACCAAGGAACGACTCGGCGTCGCCCGCGCCATGTACGGCATGCGCTTCCCCGGCGAGGACGTCTCCACCAGCACCATGCAACAACTGCGGGGCCGGGAAGGCGCCCGGATCCGCAAGCTGTACCAGGAACACTCCCGGCGTACCGGCGTCCCCTGGAACGGCCGCGTCTACAAACCCGGTGACGCCTTCGCCGCCGGCGACGACCTCAACCGCCTCCTGTCCGCCGCCAACGCCGCTCTCTACGGCATCTGCCACGCGGTCATCGTCGGCCTCGGCGCCAGCCCCGGCCTGGGCTTCGTCCACACCGGCTCCGCCACTTCCTTCGTCATGGACATCGCCGACCTGTACAAAGCCGAATACACCATTCCCCTCGCCTTCGACCTCGCCGCCAAGGGACTCGTCGACGAGCGCGACGCCCGCACCGCCCTGCGAGACCGCATCGCCGAGACCCGACTCCTCGGCCGCGTCGTCAACGACATCAAAACCCTGCTGACCCCCGACGGCGTCGACTTCGACACCCCCGAGACCAACGAACTGTGGGACGAACGCACCGGAACCGTCCCCGGCGGCGTCAACTGGTCTTCCACCCCCATGGACCTCGACCTCGCACCCACCATCGTCCCGGCCGACATGGGCCAGCAGCACATCACGATCATCGGCCCCGACCTCGACGGAGTCCCGACCGACGAGGAACCTCGATGA
- the cas2e gene encoding type I-E CRISPR-associated endoribonuclease Cas2e has protein sequence MTVIVLIAAPDGLRGHLTRWMVEVNAGVFVGNPSRRIRDRLWDLLATRIGDGQAVLVEPADNEQGWAVRTAGRDRWRPTDYDGLILSARNRR, from the coding sequence ATGACCGTCATCGTCCTCATCGCCGCACCCGACGGACTCCGCGGCCACCTCACCCGCTGGATGGTCGAAGTCAACGCCGGTGTCTTCGTCGGCAACCCCAGCCGCCGCATCCGCGACCGCCTCTGGGACCTTCTCGCCACACGCATCGGCGACGGCCAAGCCGTCCTCGTCGAACCCGCAGACAACGAACAAGGCTGGGCCGTCCGTACCGCAGGCCGCGACCGCTGGCGCCCCACCGACTACGACGGACTAATCCTCTCCGCCCGAAACCGCCGATAA